In Kitasatospora sp. NBC_00240, the following are encoded in one genomic region:
- a CDS encoding DUF2469 domain-containing protein, whose product MSAEDLEKYETEMELKLYREYRDVVGLFKYVIETERRFYLTNDYELQVHSLQGEVFFEVSMADAWVWDMYRPARFVRKVRVLTFKDVNIEELAKSDLELPSDDSGFGN is encoded by the coding sequence ATGAGTGCCGAGGATCTCGAAAAGTACGAGACCGAGATGGAGCTCAAGCTCTACCGGGAGTACCGGGACGTTGTCGGCCTGTTCAAGTACGTGATCGAGACCGAACGGCGTTTCTATCTCACGAACGACTACGAGCTGCAGGTCCACTCGCTCCAGGGCGAGGTGTTCTTCGAGGTGTCGATGGCCGATGCCTGGGTCTGGGACATGTACCGGCCCGCCCGATTCGTCCGCAAGGTCAGAGTGCTGACGTTCAAGGACGTCAACATCGAAGAGCTGGCGAAGAGCGATCTGGAGCTGCCCTCCGACGACTCGGGCTTCGGCAACTGA
- a CDS encoding NUDIX domain-containing protein, producing the protein MATQRRKAARVLLLDDQDRLLLFRGFDPSVPELTWWVTPGGGLEPGEGAREAALRELAEETGLREVAMGPLVAYGTVTFSFRGQRFEQDQCFLLARTACTTVDSSGSGAEEHAQLLESRWWTVAELRDTAETVYPVGLAGFLERLLADGPPVTPVRL; encoded by the coding sequence ATGGCGACGCAACGGCGGAAGGCGGCGCGCGTCCTGCTGCTCGACGACCAGGACCGACTGCTGCTCTTCCGAGGGTTCGACCCGTCCGTCCCGGAGCTGACCTGGTGGGTCACCCCGGGCGGCGGCCTGGAACCGGGCGAGGGAGCGCGCGAGGCCGCGCTGCGGGAGCTGGCCGAGGAGACGGGTCTGCGCGAGGTGGCAATGGGCCCGCTGGTGGCGTACGGCACGGTGACTTTCTCCTTCCGGGGGCAGCGGTTCGAGCAGGATCAGTGCTTTCTCCTGGCCCGTACCGCGTGCACGACGGTCGACTCCTCGGGCTCCGGGGCGGAGGAGCACGCCCAGTTGCTGGAGTCACGCTGGTGGACGGTGGCGGAGCTGCGGGACACGGCGGAGACCGTCTACCCGGTCGGACTGGCGGGGTTCCTGGAGCGCCTGCTGGCGGATGGGCCGCCAGTCACTCCAGTACGGCTCTGA
- the lepB gene encoding signal peptidase I yields MGTRGKGRVADRTPSGTPGRRGTGSASGGSRPGLGAGVGTADGIRGAVVAGDRSEAAPGDSAAAPGRGRAERRRSARRAARRRRRSVLREFPLIVIVALLVALVMKTFLVQVFVIPSGSMEQTIQIGDRVLVDKLTPWFGSEPARGDVVVFKDPGGWLEGDHKPSTDGPVMRGAKSVLTYVGLLPSENEQDLIKRVIGVGGDTVECCDEQGRVSVNGTPIDEPYLAPDNPPSRQPFKVQVPQGRLWVMGDHRDVSADSRFHMGNPGQGTIPLSGVVGRAFVIAWPLQRFHQLEEPASLSSLPRATAAPGAVPYSMGSKPVPTEPPLVMGVLGFLPVIVGRRRVKSG; encoded by the coding sequence ATGGGGACCAGAGGTAAAGGCAGGGTCGCGGACCGCACGCCGAGCGGTACGCCGGGCCGCCGGGGTACGGGCTCCGCATCCGGCGGGTCGAGGCCGGGCCTCGGGGCCGGGGTGGGCACTGCCGACGGCATACGTGGCGCGGTCGTCGCGGGGGATCGGTCGGAGGCCGCCCCCGGCGACTCCGCTGCCGCTCCCGGCCGCGGGCGTGCGGAGCGGCGACGCAGTGCGCGGCGGGCCGCGCGTCGGCGCAGGCGGTCGGTCCTGCGCGAGTTCCCGTTGATCGTGATCGTGGCGCTGCTCGTGGCGCTGGTGATGAAGACCTTCCTGGTCCAGGTCTTCGTGATTCCGTCCGGCTCGATGGAGCAGACCATCCAGATCGGCGACCGAGTGCTGGTGGACAAGCTCACGCCGTGGTTCGGCAGCGAGCCGGCACGTGGCGATGTGGTTGTCTTCAAGGATCCCGGCGGGTGGCTGGAAGGCGATCACAAGCCTTCCACGGACGGGCCGGTCATGCGGGGGGCCAAGTCTGTTCTCACCTACGTCGGCCTGCTGCCCTCGGAGAACGAGCAGGACCTGATCAAGCGGGTGATCGGGGTCGGCGGTGACACGGTCGAGTGCTGTGACGAGCAGGGACGGGTCAGCGTCAACGGCACGCCGATCGACGAGCCGTACCTCGCGCCCGACAATCCCCCGTCGAGGCAGCCCTTCAAGGTGCAGGTGCCGCAGGGACGACTGTGGGTGATGGGGGACCACCGGGACGTCTCCGCCGACTCGCGCTTCCACATGGGCAACCCGGGCCAGGGCACCATCCCGTTGTCGGGCGTGGTGGGCAGGGCCTTCGTTATCGCCTGGCCGCTTCAGCGCTTTCATCAACTGGAGGAGCCCGCTTCACTCTCCTCGTTGCCGCGTGCCACGGCGGCACCCGGGGCCGTCCCGTACTCGATGGGTTCGAAGCCGGTTCCGACGGAACCTCCGCTCGTTATGGGTGTGTTGGGTTTCCTTCCGGTCATCGTCGGTCGCCGACGGGTGAAGTCGGGTTAG
- the lepB gene encoding signal peptidase I encodes MPAGTDQGSEADQDASGVAAEDEAEGGGRWARDLLLLGGICLLTLLLVNAFVARPFAVPSGSMENTLMPGDRLVADKLAYAFGGHVRRGDVVVFDGTGSFLPESAGPRGVGGALRALGQDLGLAPAGDTVYVKRVIGVGGDRVTSPGPDGPLTVNGVPLDESSYLRLGDAPSAVAFDIVVPAGKLWVMGDHRNASRDSRDHLGEPGGGFVPEDKVIGRADWVVFPVGHWTSLDQPAPFAALGGTGGHGDQR; translated from the coding sequence ATGCCTGCGGGAACGGACCAGGGGTCGGAGGCCGACCAGGACGCGTCCGGGGTTGCCGCTGAGGACGAGGCCGAAGGCGGCGGACGGTGGGCCCGTGATCTCCTCCTCCTGGGGGGCATCTGCCTGCTGACCCTGCTGCTCGTGAACGCGTTCGTGGCCCGGCCGTTCGCCGTCCCCTCGGGGTCGATGGAGAACACGTTGATGCCGGGCGACCGGCTGGTGGCCGACAAGCTCGCCTATGCCTTCGGCGGGCATGTCCGACGCGGGGACGTCGTGGTGTTCGACGGCACGGGCTCCTTCCTCCCCGAATCCGCCGGCCCGCGCGGCGTCGGCGGCGCCCTGCGCGCGCTCGGGCAGGACCTGGGCCTCGCACCCGCCGGTGACACCGTCTACGTCAAGCGCGTGATCGGTGTCGGGGGTGACCGGGTCACCAGCCCCGGGCCGGACGGGCCGCTGACCGTGAACGGTGTTCCGCTCGACGAGTCGTCCTACCTCCGTCTCGGCGACGCCCCGTCGGCGGTGGCGTTCGACATCGTGGTGCCTGCCGGGAAGCTGTGGGTGATGGGCGACCACCGCAACGCCTCCCGCGATTCCCGCGATCACCTCGGCGAACCCGGTGGCGGCTTCGTGCCCGAGGACAAGGTGATCGGGAGGGCCGACTGGGTCGTCTTCCCGGTCGGACACTGGACCAGCCTGGACCAGCCGGCGCCGTTCGCCGCGCTAGGGGGGACAGGTGGCCATGGGGACCAGAGGTAA
- the lepB gene encoding signal peptidase I — protein sequence MSSVTEQAVDRPVGAPRPRRRVGSVVQGAAIALGLVLMLGGFGLIAADYTPYRIPTASMSPTLQIGDTVLARKGAGVVGRGDVVVFRDGLWGGAVMVKRVVAIGGDTVACCDNGNRLTVNGKAVDEPYVDEQQLQGAAFSVEVPAGRFFLLGDNRLGSLDSRTHLEVASGTVPAADVVARVEATVLPLGRAGMFGRTVAFDGVGGPGTSGRGPLEPAAYATVVGAALIVVTSAVGAVAGLVRRIRRTSAA from the coding sequence ATGAGCAGTGTCACGGAGCAGGCGGTCGATCGTCCGGTGGGCGCACCTCGGCCGCGGCGCCGGGTGGGGTCCGTTGTCCAAGGCGCGGCGATCGCGTTGGGACTGGTGCTGATGCTCGGAGGATTCGGGCTGATAGCTGCGGACTACACCCCCTACCGCATCCCCACGGCCTCGATGTCGCCGACGCTGCAGATCGGCGACACCGTCCTGGCCCGCAAGGGTGCCGGCGTCGTCGGCCGCGGTGACGTGGTGGTGTTCCGTGACGGACTCTGGGGCGGGGCGGTCATGGTCAAGCGGGTGGTCGCGATCGGCGGGGACACCGTGGCCTGCTGCGACAACGGCAACCGGCTGACGGTCAACGGCAAGGCGGTCGACGAACCGTACGTCGACGAGCAGCAGCTGCAGGGCGCGGCCTTCAGCGTCGAGGTCCCGGCGGGGAGGTTCTTCCTGCTGGGGGACAACCGCCTGGGTTCGCTGGACTCCCGGACCCACCTGGAGGTGGCGAGCGGTACCGTCCCCGCGGCCGACGTGGTCGCGAGGGTCGAGGCGACCGTCCTGCCTCTGGGCAGGGCCGGGATGTTCGGGCGTACCGTGGCCTTCGACGGCGTCGGCGGACCAGGTACGAGCGGGCGCGGCCCGCTGGAGCCGGCCGCCTACGCCACGGTGGTCGGGGCCGCGCTGATCGTGGTGACGTCGGCCGTGGGCGCGGTGGCGGGTCTCGTGCGCCGGATCCGGCGCACGAGCGCGGCCTGA
- a CDS encoding RNA-binding protein produces the protein MIEDALDHLVKGIVEHPDEVQVRSRNLRRGNTIEVRVHPDDLGKVIGRGGRTARALRTVVGALGGRNVRVDLVDVDSIR, from the coding sequence GTGATCGAGGACGCCCTCGATCACCTGGTGAAGGGCATCGTCGAGCACCCCGACGAGGTACAGGTGCGTTCGCGCAACCTGCGTCGGGGCAACACCATCGAGGTGCGGGTGCACCCTGATGACCTCGGCAAGGTGATCGGCCGTGGCGGCCGGACCGCACGCGCTCTGCGCACCGTGGTCGGCGCGCTCGGCGGTCGCAACGTTCGCGTCGACCTGGTCGACGTGGACAGCATTCGCTGA
- the rplS gene encoding 50S ribosomal protein L19, translating into MSNKLAAVDAASLRTDIPAFRAGDTLKVHVRVIEGNRSRVQIFQGVVIRRHGSGVGETFTVRKVSFNVGVERTFPVHTPVVEKIEVITRGAVRRAKLYYLRDLRGKAAKIKEKRDR; encoded by the coding sequence ATGAGCAACAAGCTCGCTGCTGTCGACGCGGCATCGCTGCGTACCGACATCCCCGCGTTCCGCGCCGGTGACACCCTGAAGGTTCACGTCCGGGTCATCGAGGGCAACCGCTCTCGTGTCCAGATCTTCCAGGGCGTCGTCATCCGTCGTCACGGCTCCGGCGTCGGTGAGACCTTCACCGTCCGCAAGGTGAGCTTCAACGTCGGCGTGGAGCGTACCTTCCCGGTGCACACCCCGGTCGTCGAGAAGATCGAGGTCATCACCCGCGGTGCGGTTCGCCGCGCCAAGCTGTACTACCTCCGTGACCTCCGCGGCAAGGCCGCGAAGATCAAGGAGAAGCGCGACCGCTGA
- the rpsP gene encoding 30S ribosomal protein S16 yields the protein MAVKIKLKRLGKIRAPHYRIVVADARTKRDGRAIEEIGIYQPTYDPSKIEVDSDRAQYWLSVGAQPTEPVLAILKLTGDWQKFKGLPAPAPLKVAEPKVEDFSHLFAKAVAGFEDSTTGVAITPKAKKSDKAEADADAAASTEA from the coding sequence GTGGCAGTCAAGATCAAGCTCAAGCGTCTCGGCAAGATTCGCGCCCCGCACTACCGCATCGTCGTCGCCGACGCCCGCACCAAGCGTGACGGTCGCGCGATCGAGGAGATCGGCATCTACCAGCCGACCTACGACCCCTCGAAGATCGAGGTCGACAGCGACCGCGCCCAGTACTGGCTGTCCGTCGGCGCCCAGCCGACCGAGCCCGTGCTCGCCATCCTCAAGCTGACCGGCGACTGGCAGAAGTTCAAGGGCCTGCCGGCCCCGGCGCCGCTCAAGGTCGCCGAGCCCAAGGTCGAGGACTTCTCGCACCTCTTCGCGAAGGCCGTCGCCGGCTTCGAGGACAGCACCACCGGTGTTGCCATCACCCCGAAGGCCAAGAAGTCGGACAAGGCCGAGGCTGACGCCGACGCCGCCGCTTCCACCGAGGCCTGA
- the trmD gene encoding tRNA (guanosine(37)-N1)-methyltransferase TrmD, which produces MRIDVVTIFPEYLEPLNVSLVGKARARGQLDVHVHDLRSWTTDVHRTVDDTPYGGGPGMVMKPEPWAAALDAVVGQGPEGAVPTLVVPTPSGRPFTQELAQELAARPWLAFAPARYEGIDRRVIEEAATRMPVVEASIGDYVLAGGEVAVLVMVEAVARLLPGVLGNAESHRDDSFAPGAMADLLEGPVYTKPAEWRGRVVPDVLLSGNHGKIARWRREQAFARTLANRPDLVARWQQGAFDKKDREALSILGLAWDERLGRFRSLVEDVEE; this is translated from the coding sequence ATGCGGATCGACGTTGTCACGATCTTCCCCGAGTACCTCGAACCGCTGAACGTCTCGCTGGTCGGCAAGGCGCGCGCCCGCGGTCAGCTGGACGTGCACGTGCACGACCTGCGCAGCTGGACCACCGATGTGCATCGCACCGTCGACGACACCCCGTACGGCGGTGGTCCCGGCATGGTGATGAAGCCGGAGCCCTGGGCGGCCGCCCTGGACGCCGTGGTGGGCCAGGGGCCTGAGGGCGCGGTGCCGACCCTGGTCGTGCCCACGCCGAGCGGGCGCCCGTTCACCCAGGAGCTGGCCCAGGAGCTCGCGGCCCGGCCCTGGCTGGCCTTCGCCCCCGCCCGCTACGAGGGCATCGACCGACGGGTGATCGAGGAAGCGGCGACCCGGATGCCGGTCGTGGAGGCCTCGATCGGTGACTACGTGCTGGCCGGCGGCGAGGTGGCCGTGTTGGTGATGGTGGAAGCCGTCGCCCGGCTGCTGCCCGGCGTCCTCGGCAACGCGGAGTCCCACCGGGACGACTCCTTCGCCCCCGGCGCGATGGCGGACCTCCTGGAGGGCCCCGTCTACACCAAGCCGGCCGAGTGGCGGGGTCGCGTCGTACCGGATGTCCTGCTCAGCGGCAATCACGGCAAGATCGCCCGGTGGCGGCGCGAGCAGGCCTTCGCCCGGACCCTGGCGAACCGTCCCGACCTGGTCGCCCGCTGGCAGCAGGGGGCTTTCGACAAGAAGGACCGGGAGGCTCTCAGCATCCTCGGGCTGGCCTGGGACGAGCGGCTCGGCCGATTTCGGTCCCTGGTCGAAGATGTGGAAGAATAG
- the rimM gene encoding ribosome maturation factor RimM (Essential for efficient processing of 16S rRNA), whose amino-acid sequence MQLVVGKIGRAHGIKGDVSVEVRTDEPELRLGPGAVVLTDPASTGPLTVESGKVHSGRLLLRFAGVNDRNAAEALRGTVLISEVDPEERPDDPEEFYDHQLIGLDVVLLDGTPVGELTEVVHLPYQDLLTVTKADGTEVLVPFVTRIVPTIDLENQRAVIDPPPGLIDAVEAEVVPGESDGAEFGTGDETGAGDEGDEGDA is encoded by the coding sequence GTGCAGCTCGTCGTCGGCAAGATCGGCCGCGCCCACGGCATCAAGGGGGACGTCAGCGTCGAGGTCCGTACCGACGAGCCGGAGCTCCGGCTCGGCCCAGGGGCCGTGGTGCTCACCGACCCGGCGTCGACCGGGCCGCTGACCGTCGAATCCGGCAAGGTGCACAGCGGCCGGCTGCTGCTGCGCTTCGCCGGGGTCAACGACCGCAACGCGGCCGAGGCGCTGCGCGGGACGGTCCTGATCTCCGAAGTCGACCCGGAGGAGCGTCCGGACGACCCGGAGGAGTTCTACGACCACCAGCTGATCGGCCTGGACGTCGTGCTGCTGGACGGCACGCCGGTCGGCGAGCTCACCGAAGTCGTCCACCTGCCGTACCAGGACCTGCTCACCGTCACGAAGGCCGACGGTACGGAGGTCCTGGTGCCCTTTGTCACCAGGATCGTGCCGACCATCGACCTGGAGAACCAGCGGGCCGTCATCGACCCGCCGCCCGGACTGATCGACGCGGTGGAGGCCGAGGTCGTGCCTGGTGAGTCCGACGGCGCCGAGTTCGGTACCGGGGACGAGACCGGCGCGGGCGACGAGGGTGACGAGGGCGACGCATGA
- a CDS encoding GNAT family N-acetyltransferase translates to MTEGVPDDGGVRVTIRAPRPADVEQYADAVRRSAEHIGRWNPVEPDGLPELLARQGSGLRTFLIVDQETGGLVGKCNVANIVMGRFCNGALGYDSYEPFAGTGRMTEGMLLVVDRCFADQSTGGLGLHRLEINVQPENERSAAMARRLGFRHEGFTPRMLYLGGAWRDHERFAMTSEEWPGLAGR, encoded by the coding sequence ATGACCGAGGGCGTGCCCGATGATGGTGGGGTGCGAGTGACCATCCGGGCGCCGAGGCCCGCAGACGTGGAGCAGTACGCCGACGCCGTCAGGCGGTCCGCCGAGCACATCGGCCGGTGGAATCCGGTGGAGCCGGACGGACTGCCCGAGCTGCTCGCACGCCAGGGTTCGGGCCTGCGGACCTTCCTGATCGTGGATCAGGAGACCGGTGGCCTGGTCGGGAAGTGCAACGTCGCGAACATCGTGATGGGCCGCTTCTGCAACGGCGCCCTCGGCTACGACTCGTACGAGCCCTTCGCCGGCACCGGGCGGATGACCGAGGGCATGCTGCTGGTGGTGGACCGCTGCTTCGCCGACCAGTCCACCGGCGGACTGGGCCTGCACCGGCTGGAGATCAACGTGCAGCCGGAGAACGAGCGCTCCGCCGCGATGGCCCGCCGGCTGGGCTTCCGGCACGAGGGCTTCACCCCCCGGATGCTCTACCTCGGCGGTGCCTGGCGGGACCACGAGCGGTTCGCCATGACGTCCGAGGAATGGCCGGGGCTGGCCGGGCGCTGA
- the lepB gene encoding signal peptidase I: MGDLVIGARSGAGEPEGAGGRTARSAESAEPSGSVEDTAAQSAEDQGGGADDVPAAAEDDERSAETPSGERRQRSFWKELPILIGIALILALVIKTFFVQAFSIPSESMQNTLQVGDRVLVDKLTPWFGAEPERGEVVVFHDPGGWLSDEPAQQSNNSFVRGLQDVLSFVGLMPSANEKDLIKRVIAVGGDTVECEGEGPVKVNGIALDEPYIFPGNTPCGTKQFGPVHVPDGRIWVMGDHRADSLDSRYHMDQPGGGTVPVGDVVGRAFVVAWPLDRWATLPVPSTFDQKGLAAAEPFVPPAAGTLGAVGLWPLVRRMRRRIDS; encoded by the coding sequence GTGGGGGATTTGGTGATCGGCGCCCGTTCAGGCGCCGGAGAGCCCGAGGGCGCCGGCGGCCGGACGGCCCGGTCGGCCGAGTCCGCAGAGCCTTCGGGTTCTGTCGAGGACACCGCGGCACAGTCGGCGGAGGACCAGGGCGGCGGCGCGGACGACGTGCCCGCCGCTGCCGAGGACGATGAGCGATCGGCGGAGACACCGAGCGGGGAGCGCAGGCAGCGGTCCTTCTGGAAGGAACTGCCGATCCTGATCGGGATCGCGCTGATCCTGGCATTGGTGATCAAGACGTTCTTCGTCCAGGCGTTCTCCATCCCGTCCGAGTCGATGCAGAACACTCTGCAGGTCGGCGACCGAGTGCTGGTCGACAAGCTGACCCCGTGGTTCGGGGCCGAACCCGAGCGCGGCGAGGTCGTGGTCTTCCACGACCCGGGCGGCTGGCTGAGTGACGAGCCCGCCCAGCAGAGCAACAACTCCTTCGTGAGAGGACTCCAGGACGTCCTCAGCTTTGTCGGCCTGATGCCGTCGGCGAACGAGAAGGACCTGATCAAGCGGGTCATCGCGGTCGGCGGCGACACCGTCGAGTGCGAGGGCGAAGGGCCGGTCAAGGTCAACGGGATCGCGCTCGACGAGCCCTACATCTTCCCCGGGAACACGCCGTGCGGCACCAAGCAGTTCGGTCCCGTTCACGTTCCCGACGGCCGGATCTGGGTGATGGGTGACCATCGCGCCGACTCGCTGGACTCCCGCTACCACATGGACCAGCCCGGCGGCGGCACCGTGCCCGTGGGTGATGTGGTCGGCCGTGCCTTCGTGGTCGCATGGCCGCTCGACCGCTGGGCGACGCTCCCGGTGCCGTCGACCTTCGACCAGAAGGGCCTGGCGGCCGCCGAGCCGTTCGTCCCCCCGGCGGCCGGCACGCTCGGCGCGGTGGGCCTCTGGCCGCTGGTCCGCCGGATGAGGCGGCGGATCGACTCCTGA
- the proS gene encoding proline--tRNA ligase, with the protein MAKAPVLTPQADDFPRWYQDLINKAELADNGPVRGTMVIRPYGYGLWERMQQEMDARIKKAGAQNAYFPMFIPQSYLTKEAEHVEGFAPELAVVTHGGGKELEEPVVVRPTSETIINEYFSKWVQSHRDLPLLINQWANVVRWELRPRVFLRTTEFLWQEGHTAHATYEDARAYASRIHTEVYADFMINVLGIDVVLGRKTARERFAGAINTLTLEGMMGDGKALQMGTSHELGQNFAKAFNTTYQLQGAEREHVWQTSWGVSTRMVGGLIMSHGDDNGLRVPPRLAATQVVVLAIKGDDAVLAKVREIGAQLDAAGIRVLVDDRTDTPFGRRAVDWELKGVPVRIEVGPRDLEGGTAMLARRIPGGKEPVSIDALASLLPGILEEDQALLLRQSRERREARTVDVSTIDEAVEAATTGWGRISWAELGPEGEAKLAEQGVSVRCIVAADGSVPLADDQEGNIAIVARAY; encoded by the coding sequence ATGGCAAAGGCACCCGTTCTCACCCCCCAGGCGGACGACTTCCCGCGCTGGTACCAGGACCTCATCAACAAGGCCGAGCTGGCCGACAACGGTCCGGTGCGCGGCACCATGGTCATCCGACCGTACGGCTACGGCCTGTGGGAGCGGATGCAGCAGGAGATGGACGCCCGCATCAAGAAGGCAGGCGCCCAGAACGCCTACTTCCCGATGTTCATCCCGCAGTCCTACCTGACCAAGGAAGCCGAGCACGTCGAGGGCTTCGCGCCCGAGCTCGCGGTGGTCACCCACGGCGGCGGCAAGGAACTGGAGGAGCCGGTCGTCGTCCGGCCCACCTCCGAGACCATCATCAACGAGTACTTCTCCAAGTGGGTGCAGAGCCACCGCGACCTGCCCCTGCTGATCAACCAGTGGGCCAACGTGGTCCGCTGGGAGCTGCGTCCGCGCGTCTTCCTCCGCACCACCGAGTTCCTCTGGCAGGAGGGCCACACGGCCCACGCGACCTACGAGGACGCTCGCGCGTACGCCTCGCGCATCCACACCGAGGTCTACGCCGACTTCATGATCAACGTGCTCGGCATCGACGTGGTGCTCGGCCGCAAGACCGCGCGTGAGCGGTTCGCCGGCGCCATCAACACCCTCACCCTCGAGGGCATGATGGGCGACGGCAAGGCGCTGCAGATGGGCACCAGCCACGAGCTGGGCCAGAACTTCGCCAAGGCGTTCAACACCACGTACCAGCTCCAGGGCGCCGAGCGCGAGCACGTCTGGCAGACCTCGTGGGGCGTCTCGACCCGGATGGTCGGCGGCCTGATCATGTCGCACGGCGACGACAACGGCCTGCGTGTCCCGCCGCGCCTGGCGGCCACCCAGGTCGTCGTCCTGGCGATCAAGGGCGACGACGCGGTGCTGGCCAAGGTCCGCGAGATCGGCGCCCAGCTGGATGCCGCCGGCATCCGGGTCCTGGTCGACGACCGCACCGACACCCCGTTCGGCCGCCGCGCCGTGGACTGGGAGCTCAAGGGCGTACCGGTGCGCATCGAGGTCGGCCCGCGCGACCTGGAGGGCGGCACCGCGATGCTGGCCCGCCGGATCCCCGGCGGCAAGGAGCCGGTCTCCATCGACGCCCTGGCGTCGCTGCTGCCCGGCATCCTGGAGGAGGACCAGGCGCTGCTGCTGCGCCAGTCCCGCGAGCGCCGTGAGGCCCGTACGGTCGACGTCTCGACCATCGACGAGGCCGTCGAGGCCGCCACCACCGGCTGGGGCCGGATCTCCTGGGCCGAACTGGGCCCGGAGGGCGAGGCCAAGCTGGCCGAGCAGGGTGTCTCGGTGCGCTGCATCGTCGCCGCCGACGGCTCCGTGCCGCTGGCGGACGACCAGGAAGGCAATATCGCGATCGTCGCGCGTGCCTACTGA
- a CDS encoding SAM-dependent methyltransferase has protein sequence MLVPLYEAVYDRLEVGPATSVLGLGCRSGLALLLASARGAQVAGQEPQAELRQLAQDRRLRVGAADRPGTAARDVPRTAYSLVTVFEQLPGAADPGLLVAEAAGLTLAGGHVVLAAWGPPERCESAAVLDVARRRAGRTTARDPFALSSPGGLEDLLTGAGLRPAGSGRVSCPFAYADLDSAVRGLLSTGLYDAAVEFSGGSLVAKELEEALHPYLLPGGAVRMANVFRYVIAERIR, from the coding sequence ATGCTGGTACCGCTCTACGAGGCGGTCTACGACCGGTTGGAGGTCGGGCCGGCGACCAGCGTGCTCGGCCTCGGATGCCGGTCGGGGCTGGCGCTGCTGCTCGCCTCCGCCCGGGGCGCGCAGGTGGCCGGGCAGGAGCCGCAGGCCGAGCTCCGGCAGCTCGCGCAGGACCGTCGGCTGCGGGTCGGCGCGGCCGACCGGCCGGGTACGGCGGCCCGCGACGTCCCCCGCACGGCCTATTCGCTGGTCACGGTTTTCGAGCAGCTCCCCGGGGCCGCCGATCCGGGCCTGCTGGTCGCCGAGGCGGCCGGTCTCACCCTGGCCGGCGGCCACGTGGTGCTGGCGGCCTGGGGGCCGCCGGAGCGCTGCGAGAGCGCCGCCGTCCTGGACGTGGCGCGCCGCCGGGCAGGGCGCACCACCGCGCGGGACCCGTTCGCACTGAGCTCCCCCGGAGGTCTGGAGGATCTCCTCACCGGGGCCGGCCTGCGCCCGGCCGGCAGCGGCCGGGTGAGCTGCCCCTTCGCGTACGCGGACCTGGACAGCGCCGTCCGCGGGCTGCTCTCCACCGGCCTGTACGACGCCGCGGTGGAGTTCTCCGGCGGCTCGCTGGTGGCGAAGGAGCTGGAGGAGGCGCTGCACCCGTACCTGCTGCCGGGCGGCGCGGTGCGGATGGCCAACGTCTTCCGGTACGTGATCGCGGAGCGGATCCGCTGA